In one window of Anaerolineae bacterium DNA:
- a CDS encoding PIN domain-containing protein, protein MRIYLDTSVYNRPFDDQTQPRIWLETLAFSVILQMIENNIATLVTSAVVDYENSRNPHQLRRAWVNRVAAFAADRQLVNEEIRQRADTLEQDGLKPLDALHIACAETVKADYFVTCDDRFINRYRRLQQGTELIVCNPTELVRIVGE, encoded by the coding sequence CTGCGCATCTATTTGGACACAAGTGTTTACAACAGGCCCTTCGATGACCAAACTCAACCTCGCATCTGGTTGGAAACCCTGGCCTTCTCTGTTATCCTGCAAATGATAGAGAACAATATTGCTACCCTCGTTACCTCAGCGGTGGTTGATTACGAAAACAGTCGCAATCCCCATCAACTGCGACGAGCCTGGGTCAACAGAGTGGCAGCCTTTGCCGCCGACCGCCAATTGGTCAATGAAGAAATACGGCAACGAGCCGATACCCTGGAGCAGGATGGACTAAAGCCGCTTGATGCCTTGCATATAGCCTGTGCCGAAACGGTCAAGGCCGATTACTTTGTGACTTGTGATGACCGTTTCATCAACCGTTACCGGCGTTTGCAGCAGGGCACTGAATTGATTGTGTGCAATCCAACCGAATTAGTACGAATTGTAGGAGAATGA